TTATTGGTGgtgacttaaaaaataatagaaaattacaAGAAAGAAGGTTATTTACCAAAGAAATATGACTACAGTTTCTGAAGACCATCTCCGTTtaactccttccttcctctcaccaaaacaaacaaacaaaaaaccccctaaAACCAGAAAATAGAACCATAATGTTAGAGAAAGGGTAAATAAACAACCTTTCATCTATGAAGTGCCTGGATGTGGTTTATACAGAAAATTTTTTGAGCAAGCTTGGTCCTGAGAGATGACATAGCCCAGTGACGTGCAATTCAGAACGTGCAGTGGAATCCCGTGGGAAACTCATACCTGATACCTTcctctcagagattctgattcccctaacctgggtttaaatccttgGAATTGGGAAGTTTCAAAAACCTCCAATGTTCATGCTTCCATGTTGTTATAGATAAGAACCAATGCATGGGGCAAAGCTCttccttttacaaatgagaaaatagtgGATGGAGATCTCCAGAGCTCACAATGGCTGATCAGTGGCAGAGCCCAGTGCTAGatttcaaattcatttttcttcccaCTTAAAACTCTTCACCCTCCTGGGGCCCAGGAGagggtcttatttattttctatatccttTATCCTTGTCAACATTTAATGGCACTGGCCCatggtaggtgttcagtaaatattaattgaataaagTCATATCTCTTGTCTAATTGCTGATATTGGCCATGTGGGAAAAACCTGTCAATGGAAGATGGGTATTAAAAATACCGTGAGTTCTGCAGAGTTTCAGAGCATTGAGAACATCTCTGTGTTTTTAAACTCAACAGTCTGTCCCCACATAATCCTGGAACCTGCAGTGacttctgccagtttccatggTACCAGCTAATTATAGAGATTTTAGGGCAGGTTGGGGGTACCTGGGGTATagctggggcgggggaggaggagaCTGCAGAAATCTTATACCTGAGCCACActcaaaaggaaggaagaaaacccaTTACCAGATTTTACTAGGATTAACAACAGGCTTTAAAATGTTGGAATGTGGGAATGGTATGGAGTTTTCCCTGGACCTGGGCACGGATCCACATAGAAAGTACTAATTGATGAGTAGGAGAAACGACATGGTTTGCAGGACAATGGCATCCATAAGGAGGGGCTCACACAGAGGGGGTGTCTACTTGGTATGACTGACAATCCAGGTTTTCTCTTAAGAGTACTTGTTAGGAGCACTTAGGAATTGTATTACCTCTCAAACTTCATGGGCCTGGACCCCTCCTCAGAAACTTAAATTCTGTAGAAAGAGTGGGGATTCTGATGCATCTGCTTAATTTAAAGGGACTGAGAATAATCTTAGTCTCTCACCCTTAAGGCTAATGCCCACATAGAGCTCCACATCGAGCTGCAATCCTTTGTTTACAAGCCTGTCTCTTTAATATGTAAATTGCTTACGGAGAGGTTACAACTAAGGCTTTATCAATTATTGATATTTTCAGATAACAGGTGAATGAGTTTCATCACTTGCTTTCCTAAGAAATAGTTTTGGTAATAATCATTACAAAAACAATAATGGATTTCTGGCTGTCTTTCTTCCAACTTGTGAGAAACACAACTGCCTTAAGCTTTCACGATGATTTACAGTTGGTGATTTTATCCCTTAGTCATTTATTGTAGCATGTCCCCTTTCTatggatgaggaaaatgaagtaacGTCTCCTGACATTCTCTTGTATCACCACCCTTGACGAGGAAAAGCACAGTTGGAGAGAAATAGGGCATTCCAGTGGGTGGAGCCACTCAAATAGTTGACAGGTGGTGCAGAGGCAACATAGCTCTTTCCCAGTAACACATGGTGAGTCAGATCCTATCCCAAGCCACCTCTTCTTCCAAGCACGGCAATCttgaaataaatgatttaaaaaaacccaaaaaaacaaggatttattttatattaaaaaaaacacaatttattgaaaaaGAGTAACACTTTATACAATTCCCATTACAAAACCCTAAAATACCTATTTGTCTGTTTCCAGGTATGGTAGCAGAgtacaaaaatatcaaaattagaTAAATTGTGGTGTAACCATTCTGTTGGCCATTTTGGACTATAGATTTCAGAGTTTAGCAACTAGTAACCACATGTATTTATACTTGCCCATCACTAGGATCTACGTAGGTAGCAGTTCTTTGAATTATACATTCTAGGAGCACAGACTTTCAGGTTTGGAAGACACACTTAAAATTTACTAGGTTCAAATCATATGATGGAGTCCTTTGGATAATTTCCCCTATATGGTTTCACTATGAGTTACATTCCCAAACTACCTAATTTAGCAGTGTTAGCTGCCAGCTAATAGCAACACCTCTGATGACATCACAGAACAGATATCCACCTTGTATACCCTTGCAagttactaaaagaaaaaaaatcttccattcTTTGGTTTGCCAACATGTACACTGTTTCACCCATTACATCTGCAAACTTGTCCTAGGTCAAGTCCGCATTCCTGAAAGGAGAAAAGCTTAGCCACAAAAAGCATCAGGCCATAGTGACTGAAGAAAATTAAGACTGCCCCAGAATCCTTTTCACTTAGTAATCTGAAATTCACTTTAGTGTCTCATCACTTGAGAGGTTGGTTAAAGCAAGAAACCTATTGCTTACAATTTGTCTCTTTTCAGTCATTTGAAAAGTAATCCAAAACCTATGCACTTAAATTCCTTAATTCTTTCCCCTAGTATAATACTTTTTACCTCACAAAATCACACTTAACATGTATCCCATCTCACTGGATCCCCACAACAGCCCTGAGAGGTAGGCAGGTCAGGAAGTACAATCCTCTTTTTATAAGTAAAGCAGTAAATCTAGGGCAACCAAGTGCCCTGCCCAAACTCACACTGTAATTGATAGCACCAAGACTCACATCAGGTCTCCAGACACCGAAGTCAACACCCTTCCCATTACATCATCTTGCTCGAGTGAAGGAGCATTTTCCACAGACTGGAAAACTAAGGGCAATTGTTAAAACGGAACAGAGCACCAACAGCATGGTGGCCACCgttgaaaggaaggaaacaggTCTGTGGAGAAAGGAAGGTGCCGAACAATGGGATGCCTGTGTCTAGGTTTGGTTCAGTGACTTCTTAACAGACAATTTAGCAAACAGAGACACTACTTAGGCATACTTCATGTTCAAAGAATGAGCATAATATCAACTAATTAATACTTACACCACTCTAGCAGCTGGTTAAGTATCATTATCTCAATTTGACAGAtgggaaaagaggagaaaaattaagtgacttgcttaCAGCTACAGAGAGAATATTTGTCATCAGGTTGTCACTACAGAAGGCCTAGCACTTCATTCAGACAAAAAGGCCATCCCTCTCTGGGACGAGGTAAACTATATGAGAAAACAATACAGTGTGAGGAAGGGGACAAGAAAAAGGTAGTTTGGGAGGATATACAACTGTGAATAAGTAGGTCAAAAAATTCAATCAATAGAATTGTGTCACAACACTTGGGAAAGCAGCACACAGCTCCTCAAGGGGACAAATATTTTCAAAGCAAACAAGTGTGTTACAGGTCAGAGTACAGGGAGCATATGGGAAGGTCAACAGGAATATACCATCTGGTCACACAGAAAGATCTGCTCCCAAAACTCTGGTCTGTAAGAGATTCTTATTGACTTTAGGAATTAAACTGTAGGCATATAAATGTGTTATCAGAATCTAGAGTTAAGCCCAATCTCACAAAAAACAAAGTCATGAAGAATGACTGAATGGTGACAGAGCAAGTGCTATAAGATCATAGtaaaaaaaatatgatacaaacatatgaaaagggcACATGTGAAGAACTGAAATAATTCATACTTGGTAAAGTAGGTCAGGTCTTCTGTGAAAGACATTAAAAGCTGATGAAGGAGGGTAAATGGTATttgacatattatatatgtatacataaagaaagaagagaagaataccaaataaactacttatttaatcaatataaatatatttttcttcttttagatatattttaagaATGCTGGTACCAACATAATGAGGTTTTACTACCTaacttttttatagaaaaacatgtacatgtacatatctatatatatttaaggaATGCCCTCTCCCCACATTTGAGATGATGACTCAGTGGGAAGCagtaatacaaagagaaaaggctTCCCTCTTATATTGaggaaaggagataaaataagacTAAGTCATTTTTAGCAATGggtatttaacaaaatatgtttttttggTAATACCACAGTTCAGACTACAATAGTCAAAATCTAACATCTTAATGCCAATGACAGTATTTCAATGTTCATTTTCTGATTGTTCCAGCAGGGTTGTCTCCTTTTGCTTCTGTGTCACACGTAGTCTTTCCCACTGGAAGGTGCAGGTTTTGGATAGGGCCTTGGTGTTGGGTAAGATGTTGTTTTCCGGGGACAGGAGCAGCAAAGTAGGGCACCTCCCAGAAGGCAGAGGGAAGCAGCAGCCCAGCCAGTGAAGAGAGCCTGACCAAATTCATACCTAAAAAGAAGGGACAATGTATTTGCTTAATCAGTGAATCACTGGAAACTTCTCTAATATAATTAAagaatgaaatcaatatcatactCATTATATTTTTTCCACTGAAAAAAAATCCCCCATGATCCCTTTAAGTTTTGTGAAGTACTTTAAGGTTTGTGGACACACCCACGAGAATGTTCACATTGCAGTTGTTGACAATTTGCAATAGCAGATCAGGCAATGTGGCATGCAACACCAGGTTAATTATACAAATAGTTCCAAAGACTTTTTCATGTGTAGGAGACTTTTAaagcatgtttatatattttggaagtcAGGTTTGGACCATGGTTCTTAGGCTAAAACTTAACAAGTCATGCTATCACCAAGTAGTAACCAAATTCTACAAAGAAACTGCTAGAGGGTGTTGGAGACAGAGTTTTCAATAGTCAATCACTGATAAACACTGAAATCTGAAATTTATGGTTTTGCGAAAAAGAGTTCTAAGCAGCTCATAGATCATTCTAGGTTAAGTTGATCCAGGTGGATGTATGAAGCCATACTTCTGGGGAGAAGATCTGTGACTGATGGTGGACAATAAGGAGAGAGAAGGGCTGGATCTAGAGTTATAAGGCCTGAGTTTGAATTCTGATGCAAACTCTCAACTGCTAAATTGTGGGCCAGTAACTCCTCTTCTCAACCTCAGCTGCTGCTTCTCTTAAAGCAGGACGACTCCATCTGCCTCACTGGACTGCTTTCAGGATCATGTGAGACAATGTAAATAAGCGTACAGTGCCTAGCAATTTATAAAGTGCTTTCATATCCATTACTAGTAAAATTTTAGCCTACTGAGCTCCAGCAGATTCTGTCTTTACAGTGTAGATCTTATAGGATGGGTTCCAACACAATCACTGCAGTATGTGTTCTCCTCTATGTGGGTGATttcacacaaagaagcacacCTTATCTCTCCACCACTGGGatttttcatccattcatcttaGCACTCAACAAACAATAATTACATCTTAACATTCTGACTCAGAATATAGTTATTTGGCTTTAAAGATGTGAACACAGTGAGACAAAGAGCGTGTCTCTGATCAAAGCGTGTCATTACATGAGAGCCAAGAGTCAGCTCTTTAACTTCCACAACCTGCAATATTAAGAAGGATGACCTTTCTAAAGTTATTTTTATGGTTGTGATGAAACACAACATTTCAAAGTGCTAACCTGtctttttcataaataaattgttttttcATAAACAGGATTAAACCATTAGAAATGACGTATTATTTGTTAACCTCTACAAGAGTACTATTTTTTCAATGAATCATAAACTGTGTTTAGTTACAAATAATCACAAGTGTTAAAAGTTTCagaatacatttcaaaaataaaagttcaaaTATGTTGGTAtctttattaacattaaaaaccgtttttaaatatgaaaaaagggCCAGCACATACTTGGAAAGTATATAGCTTAGAACTTTTCTACTTTGAAGTTCATTTTGTTATCAATACATGCTGTTAAAGCAATTATCAGACTATTTTTAACATGAGTCACAGGCCATTCAAATTATTTCCAAGTTTGACAGAAGTTCCATAAAATTCTGGATAGCAAATCTGGGAAGCTACGGCACTAGTTGGACTTTGCAGAACATTAAAAGGGTATTTTCTCAGAGAACAAACTATTTTAGGAGTGAACAGCATTACCTGGCATTGACCGGGGTCATGGGGTCATAGAATTCTTGAACAATTCTATTGCCATACCATGCTGTGGCAACTAAAATAGCCAGACCTacagaaattcaaaacaaaagaCTGTTAATCACTATGGAACACTGAGCATAAATATACGGCTCATTAAATTCACAAGtattttataagaattaaatcTCATCAATAGTgctgacattttaaatttaatccattttaattcAGACGATTTTAATTTAGGGAGATTAGAGGTTCAGACATGATTTATTCTAAGTATTCTCTTAAGACAGATGAAAATACTAGGTTGGAGTTAGGCATAGTTTATAATGTTCATGACATTTTATTCACTTAGAGTTGAAGGTCACTGGCACAAACAACATTCTGTTGGAAATATTCAGCAGGTTCATGTCATTTAAGATCTCTTTCAAATATATTGTTATACATCAGTGCGTTAGACTACTTTTGGTAAAACCAAAGTCCTTATTAGTAAAGCTAGTCACTTACAATACAAAAGGGAAGATGAAAACCCTTCTACATTCTTCTTGACCAAAACTCAAAATTCACATTTCTGAAGgatcaaaatgaaagtaaatagctAGATTGCAGGAACGAGTAGGACCTGTCTCAGAGTGCACTAGATCACCTAAATTCCTACAGCCTCACTGGCCAGATGTGCCAGGTCTTGCCATGAGATTCGCTGAAGTGCCACATCAGATCAATATGTGCTGAACACTCAATTTCTCATGCCTTTCACATTTCAGTAAGGCCAGAGAAACCACTTGGTCAAAATAACCCACTCTATCATTTGTAAGAAGTATACAACACCTTGATTTTTCTTatccaaagaaattaaataacttctTTTTATAGCCATTCTAAAAATTCATCAATTTAGACAGATTAAATATTTCTATGCTACCccctctgcttccttcctccTACAAAAAAAGTGGTCCAACCTAATTGCCTCTAATGCTTGAGAGAAAACACCATTGCTTTGGCTGCTCAAGTAGGCCATGCAAATGCTGTGGAACTTGCAAGCCTCACTCCCTAGGAAGTCCCTGAGACTGGGGAAGTGATGGACGGGAGTTACAAGAAGGCAAGCGGAGGAAGGGTCCTACACAGTAAGTGCATTCACAGCCTTTGATGTAAAATTAAACTGTTGGGAATAAAATGCTATCCAGGAGTAATCTGAATAAACTTTAACCAAACCTTTAGCAAAGCCACAGGCACTCTTCCTTCATTATTGATGAAATCCACATACTTTTgttaaagagaaaatgagaaaaaagtctAATTCTAGTGTTTCCTAGTGGTAGATTATATCACTGGTGTTGTTTTCAAAAACAATAGACTACTACATACTactattactatatatatatatatatatatatatatatatatatatatacacacacactatatatataatagtccATTTCAAAACAATAGACAACTACTATATATACTGgtctattgttttatatataaacacaatCTTATTTAATATAAACCTTATTATAAGGCTTTACAAGTGACCTGTCCATGTCTTCTTCTGGCTTTCATTTTCTCAAAGGTCACATATCAACACTTGAATAAAGCaatacatacacatttattttctatGGAAAATGTAATCTCACTCATTTGTCAAGGTTTTTTTCCAAGGcctttctctattgttttctttcttaactCATTTACTCTTATTCCCCACCATCCCAACATTTCGCCTCCATTCCAACTGACCTTTCTCTTCACTGATCTATGGGTAAACCTGTTTATTCTGGAGTCAGATCTGCCCACGTGGAATGATGTCCTCATTTTCCTCCAATAATCCCAGTCTCATTCGTTCCTCACACACCTGTATGATTGACACATTCTTTATGTTCTCTCTCACCATTCCCCATCTTTCCCACGCAGTATCGGAAGAGACACTACAGAAATTTTCTGAATTACATAGAATTGTCCCTCAGTGTTTGCTAGATAGAAAAATCTCTCTTCACCTGGGGAGAATGGTTCTAACAACCGGTTGGCACCTGAAACCTCAAGGAATAAACCTGTCCACTGTGAATACAGATTTTCATTTGGTTCCTGTTTGAGAATGTGAAACTCAAATGGACTTAAGGTTCCTACGtcttctgattttaaaggaaCTGAATTCAATCGATTCAAGTGCAACAAATCCACCATAATCTAAGGAAACCAAAAACTATACCTTAACCCATGTCAGAGAGAGTTTAATAAGGTCTAAGGGGGACAGGGCCTCTCTTACCTGAAATAAGAAAGATCACGCCCCCAATGACAGCCATCCGCATCTTCTGTACCTCGTTGTCTTCCAGGCACTTCATACACTTCATGCCGACAGTGGCCACAAAGATGGCTACTAGTCCCAGCAGGATGCCAATCACCATCAAGGCGCGGGTTGcttgcagagtgcctggcagaaaACATTTTAGAACATGTAAAAATCATGCCTAAACCAACAAGAGAAGAGTGGTAGAAGACCAAGTATATTTCAATGTTGTATGGAAGAGAGAAAATCTAACCAGGAGTCAGGAGACCCTGGTTCTGGGGATGTTTCTGCAGGTAACCAACATTGTTTAttctccagaaaaacaaatacctggcTGAATGATGAATAAGAATTCCTCCAGCTCTAACAGTGTATGTTTTCAACATTAAATTCAAAATCctctgaaaaaataattaatgatTTGGTTGAATAGGTTTAGCTGAACTAATACATTTTTAATCCTTACTAATGGAGTTTTTAATTCTGAAATAACAAGCATATGTGTTATCCTTAATGTTaaaacatttataattaaaatggtttACAATATATCTTGGTAATAGTCAATAGCTTTATactccactcatcaagctgcagAAAATCTGGGTGGGTGAACTTGGAAGACAACAAGTGAATTTCTCATAGATTGTCATGGCTGGAGCAACACGTGTATCTCcagtgatgggggtggggtgggagatacGAATACCATTTTCTTCGAACAAAACATAATAGCCTTTGAGATGTTATTTTGGAACATAGTTGGTTTATATTCGGAGATAACAccagtttttaaaactatttaaactGCTATATTGTAAAATAGCAGATAATTCAATGTAGTATTTCTCAGGATTCCactaattttctaatttcctgttATTGTCATTGGTATACTAAATCACAGTCAAATCAATAGGGCCAAGTTTGAGATTATGCCAGTAAGTATCTTAAAGAGTAAAAAGGTGATACCATCACTGTGGCATAAAGACACACAgactttcaaagaaaaaagagcTGAAACTAAGCTGGTTAGATGAGTTTGATTAATTctatctttattttctccttcaaatAAAGATCATTATCTCTTTAACAGTGTTAACAGGTGACAAGTCTTtttgcatatataaatatttacactgTAACTGAGCATGCTATCTTGGGTGAGCTACTTATTATTCTTTGGGACCATCTTGTTATTATGTAAAGTGTGAATGATGGTTATCTCTAACTGAGAAGTTGGAACAATTGACTTCTTGATGGTCTTCAAAAGTGGCTGACATCATGGAAAGGTTTTATATCTCACTCTCTAATTTAGACCTAGGCTCAGGGTCAGTATTTTCAGGGTTGAGAACCTAGGCTACAAATCATAATTAAGACTAAAGATTTCTAAAACATCATTCAGttttaaattgttaatttttccatccttgccATAACCAGGCAATCTATGATAAAATCATAG
Above is a window of Eschrichtius robustus isolate mEscRob2 chromosome 6, mEscRob2.pri, whole genome shotgun sequence DNA encoding:
- the CLDN1 gene encoding claudin-1 isoform X2: MANAGLQLLGFILAFLGWIGSIVSTALPQWRICSYAGDNIVTAQAIYEGLWMSCVSQSTGQIQCKVFDSLLNLNSTLQATRALMVIGILLGLVAIFVATVGMKCMKCLEDNEVQKMRMAVIGGVIFLISGMNLVRLSSLAGLLLPSAFWEVPYFAAPVPGKQHLTQHQGPIQNLHLPVGKTTCDTEAKGDNPAGTIRK
- the CLDN1 gene encoding claudin-1 isoform X1, whose amino-acid sequence is MANAGLQLLGFILAFLGWIGSIVSTALPQWRICSYAGDNIVTAQAIYEGLWMSCVSQSTGQIQCKVFDSLLNLNSTLQATRALMVIGILLGLVAIFVATVGMKCMKCLEDNEVQKMRMAVIGGVIFLISGLAILVATAWYGNRIVQEFYDPMTPVNARYEFGQALFTGWAAASLCLLGGALLCCSCPRKTTSYPTPRPYPKPAPSSGKDYV